A single Leishmania major strain Friedlin complete genome, chromosome 24 DNA region contains:
- a CDS encoding putative basal body component has translation MVSDGAPKSGPVPSDHVDQLLEEYLRVINDKDDQLHRLLRQLQDQEAAAGKREEDHTTKQRQLSEQLQSKSRKLKEMQAQSARDEEAVRKLVLNSEALKKQLQESEEHATGHAVAAAEAAAKLCRLECDLSNAQATLAAVQAQKTKCDEGWAATQLQLEAQTAAVANLKSELEVAMWTLGETRSHAQQLEARIQEMMPIHEHTSALAALEAKSASERVKTNQDIEKLQDALSSGEIDHRTTKQALRKAQQDVEELTALLQTTTKALDTTKHQLTTADLTKQQTERELREEAARCRRAQMESAERVGELERSLVRSQEALQRTTAELQAACAQHERYKAVSEKAHEGVQAQNRTLQEQLRQSQDEADRVRRLLETRERMISDSADALARAREEATRTQAELRERLATVTAAAASRAEERDRLQHQLSRAQSELADAQRRTAADEHSLAQKLEELQSGVQRLHLQLRDKEEETRRAELVHGKELQKLQHDHAFAVEDMRRRHESEVQDLHARLELARAELSERAGGSKGLEKELHHVAEVRQSMRSEMSRLQNAIEAKETVIQGLQREADKQQAEVAQLTQRLAAHERSEGVLRQRIEEAERAQLDSKAARERAEESVVAIRKTAEARAATLAAVEAQLSEKDGAIAALRLEVRECVEAKQVAFKEVMQEKANCDKLTLSWKATEERADKAEMELRVALQEQQRLQRCVDERSKEVRLLKEEGEQRDAECARLARHAEDVESLAKRTAEELRQTIHERDDTIQRLRSEQATVLPHLNEEKGKSLVLLEKLQHQQELSRMHMDNAQQRIRSLEEAVSAREAEVAALQCDKARAEQQLLEVQAQVTTLTGTLDSREHKYQQRKEEVQKALQQLEEVKASTVASLERAEGQTAAANAIRERYKTEKAKMEALLQRMEERVRASAKREKEDCQREADLMKKLTETEEALRRAQDIADTRVSEVKSRYEAMCRQQEESFRDATNGAMAAEKLATSLQMQLHEAQRRALSVEGSYRELQRHVAASRALALEEYAEEATEMKRACMDLVLRAHSGTVSRAASVAKDSWSVAQKIAAELCEGARDTERHLVRLQLKHKAELQAVEEAHQRRMEAAAAEHHEEVARVQRELAEAERCVLALKEAAQRSDSDREHRTHALKDSLERVTALLEIEKRQTASLQERVAADDAKRSSDARAAEEERRSLQHHYDKLKRQLDDRAVEQKHNEDELRELRAEVAALQRVLGEKRREAKQEADRATKEQERLVAAVEAREVAEQRCGELQKQINFMRGQLETARLSHERVVTEHQATQRTRDMRLEGAQAELATAVAERRRYQREVESLEQRVKELTKEVQMLRQHEADILGQLQSYKAETSALRERCANVESLKNISEASLAETQARERDLMEKIEELRNAQQLMQLCFDKQQEQLEVGRRLRQQDALQGSRFSS, from the coding sequence atgGTCTCCGATGGGGCACCGAAAAGTGGGCCAGTACCGAGCGACCACGTTGACCAGCTCCTAGAGGAGTACTTGCGAGTCATCAACGACAAGGATGACCAGCTTCACCGGCTGCTCCGACAACTGCAAGATCAAGAGGCAGCTGCCGGGAAGCGGGAGGAGGACCACACCACGAAGCAGAGACAGCTTtcggagcagctgcagagcaAGAGCAGAAAACTGAAGGAGATGCAGGCACAGTCCGCGCGTGATGAGGAGGCGGTTCGCAAACTCGTGCTCAACTCGGAGGCCCTcaagaagcagctgcaggagagcgaggagcaCGCCACGGGCCACgcggtagcggcagcggaagccGCGGCAAAGCTTTGCCGACTGGAATGTGACTTGTCCAACGCCCAGGCCACCCTTGCGGCGGTACAGGCCCAAAAAACGAAATGCGACGAGGGGTGGGCGGCAACccagctgcagctggaggcgcagaCCGCGGCTGTAGCGAACCTCAAGAGTGAGCTGGAGGTAGCTATGTGGACACTGGGTGAGACTCGGtcacacgcgcagcagctggaggcgcgcATCCAGGAAATGATGCCGATTCACGAGCACACGTCGGCGCTCGCTGCACTCGAGGCAAAGTCGGCGAGCGAGCGTGTAAAGACCAATCAAGACATAGAAAAACTGCAAGACGCGCTGTCTAGCGGAGAGATAGATCACCGCACGACGAAGCAGGCGCTTCGGAAAGCGCAGCAAGACGTGGAGGAGTTGACAGCCTTGCTACAGACCACCACGAAGGCGCTCGATACCACGAAGCATCAGCTCACGACAGCGGACTTGACGAAGCAGCAGACGGAAcgagagctgcgcgaggaggcggcgcggtgcCGGCGAGCGCAGATGGAGTCTGCCGAGCGCGTTGGTGAGCTGGAACGGTCCTTGGTGCGGTCGCAAGAGGCGCtccagcgcaccacggcggagctgcaggcagCCTGTGCTCAACACGAGCGCTACAAGGCGGTATCGGAAAAGGCGCACGAGGGGGTGCAGGCACAAAACcgcacgctgcaggagcagctgcggcaatCTCAGGACGAGGCGGACCGCGTGCGTCGGCTACTCGAAACCCGAGAGCGGATGatcagcgacagcgccgacgcACTAGCTCGCGCTCGTGAGGAGGCGACTCGCACGCAAGCGGAGCTGCGTGAGAGGCTGGCCACTGtcacggctgccgcggcctcgAGAGCCGAAGAGCGTGATCGTCTGCAGCACCAACTGAGCCGCGCACAGTCGGAGCTGGCGGATGCGCAACGGCGCACGGCTGCCGACGAGCATAGCCTGGCGCagaagctggaggagctgcaaTCCGGCGTGCAGCGTCTGCATCTGCAGCTCCGagacaaggaggaggagacacgCCGCGCTGAGCTCGTCCACGGCaaggagctgcagaagcTTCAGCACGACCACGCATTTGCTGTAGAAGACatgcgacgccgccacgagAGCGAGGTGCAGGACTTGCACGCGCGGCTGGAgctcgcgcgcgcggagcTAAGTGAGAGGGCGGGTGGATCGAAGGGGTTGGAGAAAGAACTTCATCACGTTGCGGAGGTGCGGCAGAGCATGCGGAGCGAGATGAGCCGCCTGCAAAACGCCATCGAGGCGAAGGAGACGGTCATCCAGGGCCTACAGCGGGAGGCCGATAAGCAGCAGGCAGAGGTTGCCCAGCTCACGCAACGCTTGGCCGCGCACGAGAGGAGCGAAGGCGTCCTGCGGCAGCGTATcgaggaggcagagcgggCTCAACTGGACTCCAAGgcagcaagagaaagagcagaGGAGAGCGTGGTGGCCATCAGAAAAACCGCGGAGGCGAGGGCCGCCACCCTTGCTGCGGTGGAGGCCCAGCTGAGCGAGAAggacggcgccatcgccgccctcCGTCTGGAGGTGAGGGAGTGCGTAGAGGCGAAGCAGGTGGCCTTCAAGGAAGTCATGCAGGAGAAGGCGAACTGTGACAAGCTAACACTCTCCTGGAAGGCAACGGAGGAGCGGGCTGACAAGGCTGAGATGGAGCTGCGCGTCGCcttgcaggagcagcagcggttgcagcgctgcgtcgaCGAGAGGTCGAAGGAGGTGCGGCTCctcaaggaggagggggaacaGCGCGATGCGGAGTGCGCACGCCTTGCACGCCACGCAGAGGACGTGGAGTCGCTTGCCAAGCGCACTGctgaggagctgcgccagaCAATCCACGAGCGCGACGACACTATtcagcgcctccgcagcgAGCAGGCGACGGTGCTTCCCCACCTTAACGAAGAGAAGGGCAAGAGTCTTGTTCTGCTAGAAAagctgcagcatcagcaggAGCTTAGCCGCATGCACATGGACAACgcccagcagcgcatccgcAGTCTGGAGGAGGCCGTCTCGGCGCgagaggcggaggtggccgcGCTTCAATGTGACAAGGCAcgcgccgagcagcagctgctaGAGGTCCAAGCACAAGTGACGACGCTCACCGGCACCCTCGACAGTCGGGAGCACAAGTACCAGCAGCGCAAGGAGGAGGTCCAGAAGGCGCTACAGCAGTTGGAGGAGGTCAAGGCATCTACAGTGGCGTCGCTCGAGCGTGCCGAGGGGCAgacagccgccgccaacgcaaTTCGCGAGAGGTACAAGACGGAAAAGGCGAAGATGGAGGCGCTCTTGCAGCGCATGGAGGAGCGGGTGCGGGCGTCGGCGAAGCGCGAGAAGGAGGATTGTCAGCGGGAAGCCGACCTGATGAAGAAGCTCacggagacggaggaggcgctgcggcgagcgCAGGACATCGCGGACACACGTGTCAGTGAGGTGAAGTCGCGTTACGAAGCGATGTGCCGCCAACAGGAGGAGTCGTTCCGCGACGCCACGAACGGTGCCATGGCTGCCGAGAAGCTCGCGACCTCTTTGCAAAtgcagctgcacgaggcgcagcgcagagcGCTGTCTGTGGAGGGTAGCTACcgtgagctgcagcgccatgTCGCAGCGTCCCGAGCGCTGGCACTGGAGGAGTACGCGGAGGAGGCAACGGAAATGAAGCGGGCGTGCATGGATCTCGtcctgcgcgcgcacagcggcaccgtgtcCCGCGCCGCAAGTGTTGCCAAGGACAGCTGGTCTGTTGCCCAGAAGATCGCAGCCGAGCTCTGCGAAGGCGCGAGGGACACGGAGCGGCATCTGGTGCGTCTTCAGCTGAAGCACAAAGCGGAGCTGCAAGCCGTTGAGGAGGCGCACCAACGGCGGATggaggctgccgcggcagagcACCACGAGGAAGTTGCGCGTGTTCAGAGAGAGCTGGCTGAGGCGGAGcggtgcgtgctggcactcaaagaagcagcgcagcgcagcgacagcgaccgagagcaccgcacgcacgccttgAAGGACTCTCTGGAGCGCGTGACAGCGTTGTTGGAGATTGAGAAGCGCCAGACCGCCTCCCTGCAGGAGAGGGTGGCCGCGGATGATGCGAAACGCAGCAGTGatgcacgcgctgccgaggaggagcgtcgCAGCCTGCAGCATCATTACGACAAGCTGAAGCGTCAGCTGGATGATCGAGCCGTGGAGCAGAAGCACAACGAGGACGAGCTTCGCGAGCTGCGTGCGGAAGTGGCCGCGCTGCAACGCGTGCTGGGTGAGAAAAGGCGGGAGGCGAAGCAAGAGGCCGACCGGGCCACgaaggagcaggagcggctggTGGCCGCCGTTGAGGCCCGGGAAGtcgcggagcagcggtgcggcgagcTGCAAAAGCAGATAAACTTCATGCGTGGACAGCTCGAGACGGCTCGGCTGAGTCACGAGCGCGTTGTCACTGAGCATCAGGCGACCCAGCGGACCCGTGATATGCGACTCGAGGGAGCGCAAGCAGAGCTCGCCACTGCCGTTGCGGAGAGGCGCAGGTACCAGCGTGAGGTGGAGAGTTTGGAGCAGCGGGTGAAGGAGCTGACGAAAGAGGTGCAAatgctgcgccagcacgaGGCAGACATCCTTGGGCAGCTGCAGTCATACAAGGCGGAGACCTcagcgctgcgtgagcgGTGCGCGAACGTGGAGTCGCTCAAGAACATTAGCGAGGCCTCCCTCGCCGAAACGCAAGCGCGCGAGCGCGACCTGATGGAGAAgatcgaggagctgcgcaatgCTCAGCAGCTCATGCAGCTGTGCTTTGACAaacagcaggagcagctggaaGTGGGCcgacgcctccgccagcaAGACGCACTACAGGGGTCGCGGTTTTCCTCGTAG
- a CDS encoding putative 60S ribosomal protein L12 — protein sequence MPPKFDPNQEIIVVVRAVGGEVAATASLAPKVGPLGLNAKKIGEDIAKCTKDWKGLKVTCELRVKNRVATVVVTPSVASRLIRALKEPPRDRKKVKNIKHSGNIPFAEIIKIAKESQPKSMGSDLKAVVMEVLGTAVSIGCTVDGESPLDIQAKVREGKLKVPN from the coding sequence ATGCCGCCGAAGTTCGACCCCAACCAGGAGATCAtcgtggtggtgcgcgcTGTCGGTGGTGAGGTGGCTGCGACAGCCTCCCTGGCCCCGAAGGTCGGTCCTCTCGGTCTCAACGCCAAGAAGATCGGTGAGGATATCGCCAAGTGCACCAAGGACTGGAAGGGTTTGAAGGTCACCTGCGAGCTACGCGTCAAGAACCGtgtggcgacggtggtggtgacgccgTCCGTGGCGTCTCGCCTCATCCGCGCGCTGAAGGAGCCGCCGCGCGACCGCAAGAAGGTCAAGAACATCAAGCATAGCGGCAACATCCCGTTCGCGGAGATCATCAAGATCGCCAAGGAGTCGCAGCCCAAGTCCATGGGTAGCGATCTCAAGGCTGTCGTGATGGAGGTGCTCGGCACGGCCGTGTCCATCGGCTGCACCGTCGATGGCGAGAGCCCGCTTGACATCCAGGCAAAGGTACGGGAGGGCAAACTGAAGGTCCCCAACTAG
- a CDS encoding hypothetical predicted multi-pass transmembrane protein has product MNDLERKRRTFRIWLAIYIIFALAYLSGVLLFCFVHQNYWACGGFVVVILLIALRVALLVTPQYRLYKIFPPCSFNRIAYQTFFLCGCLVGISLGVWLMAKGIKHHQSWTARSYFCGMTGVWMAAKWSYIVTVPIYELREDTLEEDALIRLGLIDSEKNEASGNNEPVISKENCA; this is encoded by the coding sequence ATGAACGATTTAGAGCGCAAGCGGCGCACGTTCCGCATTTGGTTGGCGATCTACATAATATTCGCCCTGGCTTACCTCTCGGGTGTGTTACTTTTTTGCTTTGTGCACCAGAACTACTGGGCCTGTGGCGGCTTCGTCGTTGTGATTTTGTTGATCGCCCTGCGCGTGGCGCTCTTGGTGACGCCGCAGTACCGCCTGTACAAGATTTTCCCTCCCTGCAGTTTCAACCGCATTGCATACCAGACGTTCTTTCTTTGCGGTTGCCTGGTTGGGATCAGCTTGGGAGTGTGGCTCATGGCGAAGGGCATTAAGCATCACCAGTCCTGGACAGCGCGCTCGTACTTTTGTGGAATGACTGGCGTGTGGATGGCGGCGAAGTGGAGCTACATCGTGACGGTGCCCATCTACGAGCTGCGAGAGGACACACTCGAGGAGGACGCGCTTATCAGGCTTGGCCTCATTGATTCAGAGAAAAATGAAGCGTCTGGCAACAACGAACCGGTGATATCAAAGGAGAACTGCGCATAG
- a CDS encoding putative fatty-acid desaturase: protein MCCANSQCALATGFFFLLLTMTSVEKKGKDMTEETARRQPTYQEGNYEINYVALAVLGLPIAGVLAAVFMGVPLQWKTFVTAVLFYMFNGCLGVTVGYHRLFSHRSYTASTAFQWLCAFAGAGSFEGSAKWWGRNHRIHHRYVDTERDPYNAQRGFIFSHMGWMIMKQDYSLLGKVDVSDFKYNYVIQFQHKHFFKMAMLSGVILPTVICGLGWGDWLGGYFYAALAKIVFVHHCTFFINSLAHTNLFAAVQNYSDRHSSHDSFVCALFTFGEGYHNFHHEFAQDYRNGIKWYHYDPTKWIIRAVSFLGGAKNLVRTPNDVIDANFNKMLLKQSRKAMEQAQTRLDQLHIPVSEEWTWEKVQDEVAKGRKLTVINNDVIDLMHSIPTGAGYTHSSKDVIWYSSHPGGQRILDMFVGKDATSAFTGGVYAHSCAAESYLEHLRVAKLKVATD, encoded by the coding sequence ATGTGCTGTGCGAACAGTCAGTGTGCTCTTGCGAcaggttttttttttctcctaCTCACGATGACCTCGGTGGAGAAGAAGGGTAAGGACATGACGGAGGAGACCGCGCGCCGTCAGCCCACGTACCAAGAGGGCAACTATGAGATCAACTATGTTGCCTTGGCTGTCCTGGGCCTTCCCATCGCTGgcgtcctcgctgccgtgttcatgggcgtgccgctgcagtggAAAACGTTTGTCACCGCCGTGCTTTTCTACATGTTCAATGGTTGCCTCGGCGTCACCGTTGGCTACCACCGTCTGTTCTCACACCGCTCATACACGGCCTCCACTGCGTTCCAGTGGCTGTGCGCCTTCGCTGGTGCCGGCTCTTTCGAAGGCTCGGCCAAGTGGTGGGGCCGTAACCACCGCATTCACCACCGTTACGTGGACACGGAGAGGGACCCCTACAACGCGCAGCGCGGCTTCATTTTCTCGCACATGGGGTGGATGATCATGAAGCAGGACTACTCCCTGCTCGGCAAGGTGGACGTGTCGGACTTCAAGTACAACTACGTGATCCAGTTCCAGCACAAGCATTTTTTTAAGATGGCGATGCTCTCCGGTGTCATCCTACCCACGGTGATCTGCGGCCTTGGCTGGGGTGACTGGCTTGGTGGGTACTTCTACGCCGCTCTCGCGAAGATCGTGTTCGTTCACCACTGCACCTTCTTCATCAACAGCCTGGCTCACACGAACCTCTTCGCTGCGGTGCAGAACTACTCGGACCGCCACTCGTCGCACGACTcctttgtgtgcgcgttgtTCACCTTCGGTGAGGGCTATCACAACTTCCACCACGAGTTTGCCCAGGACTACCGCAATGGGATCAAGTGGTACCACTACGACCCCACCAAGTGGATCATCCGCGCGGTGTCGTTTCTTGGCGGTGCCAAGAATCTCGTGCGCACGCCGAACGACGTCATCGACGCTAACTTCAACAAGATGCTGCTAAAGCAGTCGAGGAAGGCGATGGAACAAGCACAGACACGGCTAGACCAGCTCCACATCCCCGTCTCCGAGGAGTGGACTTGGGAGAAAGTCCAGGATGAGGTGGCGAAGGGCCGAAAGCTGACTGTCATCAACAACGACGTGATTGACCTGATGCACAGCATTCCAACGGGCGCCGGCtacacgcacagcagcaagGACGTCATCTGGTACTCAAGCCACCCCGGCGGCCAGCGCATCCTGGACATGTTCGTTGGCAAAGACGCAACGTCGGCGTTCACTGGAGGCGTGTATGCTCACTCGTGCGCCGCCGAGTCCTACCTTGAGCACCTGCGCGTTGCGAAGTTGAAGGTGGCGACCGATTGA